TGAAGCTCACTGAGTTGAGGAGGTATCTTTGGTGAtacaaatgttaaataatttatttcttcaggTTCTGTAGCGTTCCAGTCCACCAGAAGGTAACTAAGAGAATCTGCAGAATCAGATCTCTAGATATGAAGCCACTTCACCAAGCTGGCTAAGCCTACGTAACAGTCATCAAATTGAGATTTCCTGTCTCTTTTTGCTGCATATTTCCATGACAACTTTCCCCCAGTATCCATTTCCTTATAATGGAAAGGTCTCTCAAAAGAGAATTTAGGCTTCTATAGCAACAGCCAAAATCCCTGGCAGATGATGATGTCTGAAACTTTATACAGATCTTTTTTTAGACCATAAGTTACAACACAAGTGCATTTTGAATTTCATaggtgaaaaacaaaagcatgtgtAATATTAGGAAAattgggaagaggggaaggaataACTTGCTGAAGTGGGACAAACACAAAGAAAGCACCTTACTTTCAAAACGGACGTGCACTTTGAGATATAAAATGTTAAAGAGAGAAGACAGGATCAAACAAACATCTTGAAAACCCACATCCTGCTCCCTCTCTCTGAGTTACAAAATAGAATCACAAGGAACAAGTCTGCTGATCCtcaaaggaaattttatttaaatctctCTCTGCATTCTATCTTATATTgacctaaatttaaaaaaaaaaaaaaaaaatcagtgagtcAGGATGCCTTGTCAGTTTTAACTCCCATATACCTGCCATCTAGCTACAATCTAAACTTTTTTCAGTACTTTAGCTGTTTACCATGGTAGTGACAGTATTCCCCAACATGGAAAGCCGTacttcctcaaaagaaaaaaataactgaactCTCAGACAAATAAGTTGGTTAAACTCATATAAGCCAAGGGAAGTGCAGAAGTTGAAGCAACTTTCCTTCACTGAATTTAGGTATATTTCACAAAGCACTTTACTTCTCCAATGCACTTTCAAACCTAAAAccttttaaacaacaacaaaaaaaccttacatTCACAACCTGAATGAGAAGTAGGAAAGCATCAGCCTTAATATATGAGAAGAGTCTAGAATGGAAAGTGGTGCTGCCAGAATTGGAGCCCAGCAGGCCCCAACACACTTCCTTTTGTAGCCACTGGAAATCTCTTTGCTACACGACAGGCAAGGTCGGCAGTGTGACCAACTGCAATGCAGCCATACTTTCTTCTGCTTGTGGTGTTACTGAAagctttttccatgaaaatatcCATTAAattatcctttcttcctctctttcccctAGATCATCACTGTTTGGTAAGGGAAAAAGGTGCAGATAGGTAGGCATGAGTGAAAAAGAATGGATTTAATCTAATTATTATTGACTTCCACCTTCAGCCACTTCCTGACCGGTTAGATAACTTCAGAAAACACTCTGGAACTGGCAGTTTTACAAAACGAAGTTGAACACtataaaaactttctttttttttttttaaatagcaatgcCAAAAATGACAGCCAAAGCCTATTCAAAACCTGGGAGCTCTACAACTAAGAGACATATGCAAAAACAGGATTTCAGACAAAACCCCCATTATTTGCAAGGTTTATCCTGTCTGGAGAATATTGAAGTGTGGGAGAAAGACTGAGTCACTGTAAAGGTCAAGTGAAATGCAATTATTTAATATCCCCATGTGCTGCCCTCTGCTGAAACAGACACTGAGCACGTTGTGCATCGGGTCCATTGCAGGCTGTAGAAAAACTCACGATCGTCTGCACCTAATGCTGTCATCACACAGGAAAGAGGCACACTCACATGAAACAAGAATGTTTCATCTGGGACTAGGCAAGGTTAAAAATAACCTAAGCTCTTACACTGGACTTAACAGCTCCAAGATGAAAGTGTGATTTCAGGCACAGCATTCAGATAAGAGCCTGGTGAAGGAAAAGGATCAAAATGCACTGGCTACACACATCTGCAATAACGAAAGTTAGCAGgtttataaaaaagaaacagctgaaagttTCATTTGAACAACTTATTTATCAAAGATGTGTTGAACTCTCAGATTCTCGCTCCAAGCCTTAATCCTCCATCTGATTTCACTCACATCTGTTCAGGCAGATGAGATTATTCAAATACTCAGGCACATGTATTTGTTCATACGTAGAACACAGAACAGCATgaatgggaaaaggagaaaattatttaaacacCTAAGGGGgatcttacaaaatatttatttattaaaatattatatttacaaacaaaataacaCAGCATTTTCTCCAAAACCTggtagcagagaaaagaaagtcaaaacAATATTCCAGCTATACATGTAAACTCTCAGTGCTCAGATTCCTAATCCAAcatatcttttttccctttatgccTTTGGAAAATAGGCTTTGCAGTGTGACTTCAAGATCAGCCCAACTAGGTTATTTTGGATCAAGGAGAAGATTGAAATCTAAAGTTCAGGGCTCCTTAGGGACATCATCCTGCCAGCAACCTTCTCCACCTTGTAAAGATACTGTTTTAGTAGATTTTCACAGCATGCTTTTCAACGGTTCCtgaccttaaaaaaagaaagccaacaaacaaacaaaaaaaggagtaaTAAAAGAGTGGAGAGGAAAGAGCACTGGGCAGGTGGTCCAGCCAGTAGAGGGCAGTGGAATTTAAGAGGAAAGTTGTTGAAAACGAACTTCatctaatgaaatattttaagtggTAAAACCATCAATTTAAATTGTTATTTGAACCTACCTATCCAGTCCTAAACTAAGACAGAAACAGGATAAAGTGCaaaggataaaaaagaaagaaaattgattaCTTTGGGATATCTAAAGAGTTGCGTTTCAGGGTATCAGGAAGATTTCATACTTAatgcattgtttaaaaataattattaaatcttttaaataattttcaattatTGAAATACACTACTTCGAAGAATCCTGTTGAAATTATCACAGCTATTTCTCAGGGGTTTAAAAACCTATgggtaacttttaaaataaaaatagaaaaatatcaaaaaagaaGTCAAGAAAGCTATTTTTAAGGCATACCTATCGTCACTTGTGTTGAGCTGATCAGAAAACTGGTTCTAGTCCACAAGAACAAGAAAGTAAAACAGGCTAAGCAAAATGCAACACAAGCAAAGCACACAGAGATTTTTAATGTTCACAGCACCTTATTTACCGAGGgtaaaaagcataaaagaaaCACTTCTCACCTCATTACAAAACAGAACAAGCACACAAGAGCCAAGGTTTCTACGTGATTTGACACGAGCTAAGTTTGCATTTTGTGATATACAGGTCCTGAAGTAAAATTGCCGCTTTACGCCAGAGGCAGCCAGGGTTTCCTCAGAAGGGCTACAGGAGATGGCCTGACACTCTAGCATTTTCACCTAGCGCGTGGAAAACATGGAAGAGCGGAGGTACCTTTTCTGAGCTCAGGCGAGGAGCTCGTACGCTGAGGTGCCATCAGGCTCTTCAGCTCTCACCTCAGACGACGCTTGAAGGCTGTTGGGGTAAACCGCAGGCTGCCcgggctccagcccccccccccgtacGGCTAGCAGCGTCTCAGGGACACCACAGCACCCAACGACCCCTCCGTGGGGCAAGGGCTTTGGCAGGAGTTGGTCTCTGCACCCGGGCTCGGCGCCCACCCCGTTACCGCCGGGATCCGCTGCCCTCGTCCCGGCCGCTCGAGGGGTGGCGCGGGGAACGGCTGCAACCGCCCGCCCCGTCGCGGGGTGCGGGACCTGTTGCCCCCAGACACCAGCGCAGCCAGAAGTCAGTCAGGGGGGGAACGGCGGGGGGAAGGCGCCGACGCCGCGACACCTCAGAtcttcccgccccctccccgcacctCGGCCGGGGCAGAGGGACTCGGTCCCGCACTGCGGCACCTCAGCCCTCCTccagcccggggctgccccgggcgaGGCCGCCGGCCTGCCCCAGCCGGaaccggagccggagccggagcccgagcccgagcccgcgCCGCGCTcacctgctgctgccgccgccgctctcgAGGATGCTCCAGCAGCCGGAGCCCTCGCCTCACCTGCAGCGGTCCTAACGGCCGCCAGGGGGCTGGCGCGCAGCACGCCGGGTAATGTAGTCCCCCTCGGTCCCAAGGGACTGCCAATCCCGTGAGACGCCGCGCGACCCACCCACTCTCCGTCGCGCCGCGGAGCctgccgggagctgtagttctCTGTGCTGGCGCTGAGAGCGCGGGCGGCGCCTCCCCTCAGCGGAACTACAGCTCCCGTGGGCCCCCGCGCGCCGCCACGGCTGCCGGGAGCGGCGTTACCGGCGCCTTGAGTGGGCCGGGACGCGGTGCCGAGCCGGTGGCGGGTGTCTGAGGCCGGTCATGGCGGCAGTGCCGCCGCCCTCCGCTCCGGGTGGGCCGGAGCCTCCCCCGCCGCCGTTGCAGTacagcctgctgctgcagcacctggTGGGCGAgcagcggcggccccgcgccTGGGACCCCGCCGCCCTCGGCGGCATCCCCAGCCCGCCCAAGAGCGAGGAGCAGAAGATGGTGGAGCGGGCCATGGAGAGCTGCGCCTTCAAGGCGGCGCTGGCCTGCGTGGGAGGTGCGGCGGGGGCGGTTGAGGGGGCCGGGGTAGGCTGGAGGGACAGGGCGTTGAGGGGGGGCAGTGGTCGGGGCAGCCAGCTGTGGGGGCGGTTAGGGAGTGGGGGAGGTCCCCGTGGCGTCGGGAAAGGGACGGATGGAGAAGAGGCTGCAGCAGAGGGACCCCCGTGTTTAGTTTTCCTCCCTCTAAGCCTCCTCCAGTGTCTGTCACAGGTCCCAGGGAGGACCAGGGAGGGACCTCTGTCTGTCTGCCTTCCTTGCAAAGGAAGAGGTGCTCACAGCCTTTCCTCGGCACAGCACAGGCTGTCAGCAAGGAGGGTCTCAGCAACAGTGTCTGCAGTATCAAGACACAGGCCATTTGTGCTCTTGCACTGCCCCTTGCACGCTGCAGCGTTGACAGGCAGTGGGAGCGGAGGTGCTCTGGTGCCTGCGGGGAATGTGCTCCTCGAATCCAGCCAAGGTTCATTTTATACTGTTTGTCTTTTACAGGATTTGTTCTGGGAGGCGCATTTGGTGTCTTCACAGCTGGCATCGACACCAACGTTGGGTTTGATCCCAAGGATCCGTATCGCACGCCAACCGCAAAAGAGGTTCTCAAAGATATGGGGCAGCGAGGCATATCCTATGCAAAGAACTTTGCCATTGTGGGTGCCATGTTCTCCTGCACCGAATGTGTGGTAGAATCTGTGAGTAATAACTTCTTAAGCATTAAGAAATGTTTCCTTGTACACTTAATAATGTCTTTTACTAGATCCAAATAAGTATGTGTATCCCCTTTGTAATAGGGCAAGGGAGTAGGCTTGTATGTTCTGTTTCTTGGCCATCAAAGTTTTTCAGCTTTGAGAACTGTCTTCAGAACTGCTGTTCTCTGACAGAATGAACAGAAGAGCATGCAATAGCGAAGTCATTTTTAGTTCAAGTCCTGAATGTATTGGCAAGTATAGGCATTACTTTTTAAAACCCTAGCTACAAGTACTTGTTGTTACTTTAAAACATCAAACTGCAAGTTGCAACATGGTAATTTGAGCCTCTAAAAATTCCATATGCAGAAAGGGATCCTTTGATGAAAGTTCTTAAGTAACAGGCCTATTTTCATCTTGCCCCTACAGCAAGAAATGACCTTGTGCAGCTCAGTGGTAAATCTACTGTCCATTTTCTTAAATAGTAAAATTAGCCTGTTATGAATTTGAGTACTGCCTTTTAATTGAAAGACACAATTATTTCTTAACTCATCTAGAAGAAAAGTGTATCTACTTACACAATGGAGCGGAACAAAGAGATCTCTGCACTGGTGAAAAACTAGCGTGCTCTGGCTATGGACATAGTACATTTTTGTCAGCAGGGTGCGGTGGCTGTCACCTGTGCTGAGAACCAGGCTGCATGGCCAGGCTCAGTGTTGCTCTTCTGTAGTTATAGTGCCTTTAAAATCTCTGAGCTGGTGCTAGtgcacagtgctgtgttttggggtcTGTATCGGCTCACCTGAGAATCTTTGCTATAGCACTGCATTGCACCATATGGATTTGTCTTACTTCTCCCGGTGACCtgttccttcctcttctcctggcCCTGCAAGTCTTATGTTTGAGAGTACAGGGGGCCATCTGCTGAGAATAGAGGGAAAAACATCctcagctgagaaggggctggaaggTCATTTAATCTTTCTTGGTATTAGTACAGATAGTGAGTGTTTATTCTATATTTACTTGTTGACTCTGATTTTTAATTCCACAGTATCGTGGAAAGTCAGACTGGAAGAATAGTGTTATTAGCGGCTGCATCACAGGAGGAGCAATTGGCTTCAGAGGTTGGTAGTGCCTGCTATGAACTGTCTCTGTGATACGACTCTAATTTGGTTGCGCGCATGCGGTGTTTTTAACGGAACACATACTACAAATCTCTTTGCATGGGGGTTATGGTGATGTCAACATGAGAGTGTACTCCAGACTGGCAGAACTGCTCTCTCTATCGCTTTCCTGTCAGCTTGAAAGATCTGTGTCGGTAGGGAAGGCTTGGTTGTAGAGGACAGTGAGATTGGAGGAAAATCAACAGAACtgacttgaaagaaaaatcaggaagtgGTGTTAGCTATCCACACTCTTCTGTGGTGTCATGGGGAGGGAGCCAAAAATACATACTGAGCAACTCTCTGAAGCTACAGCTCTTAACAGAGCTCTACTTATATATACTATTTCACTGGCAGCAACTCTGTTAATTTGCACAGTGTGCAAaatgctttcctcctttctcaCATACCAACTCAAACAGACAATTCTATTTAGCTGTAAAAGAGCAGGAGCTCTGGGATTTTAGTCCAGCAGGCACTAGAGGGGACTTTGGGAAGCCTTGAGTGCTAACAACATCTGGAGAAAAGCCCCAAGTAGGAAGAGAGCTGCTCTGCTCATCAGAAATACCAAACTTCTTTCACCtctcctcaagaaaaaaaaaaacgtccACAGagcataaaagaaaagaaagtgctcTTGAAAGTGCTTCTAATTGAGCTTAAGTTGTGTCTGTCCTGGACCTAATCCTCTTAGAGCTTTCAAAGCAGTAGCTGGTCTTCCTATCCCTCCCTAGTCCAACAGCAAAGCCACTTGCAGTGCTCAGATCAGAGTGCACTGAAATCGGCAATGGCCACCGGCGTTTTCTCTTCTGTCCCTTGGGGGGAGACTTAGCAACACAGCGCCCAGCCAGCGTGCCGTGCTAGTCCAGCCGTGGCTGTTTAAGTCCAGGGTGTGCCAGGTTCCCCCCCTCACcttgggcagtggtagtgctagTGTGACCCTGGTAGTGGACCAGGTTCCTGCAGGTGTAAGGTCTTCAAGCCAGCACCGCGTAAGCTAgtaactaggaagaaaaatatctttcctcTTTTGTCTCATTCTTTCTCACGCTTTTTGCATTGCAGCTGGTTTGAAGGCAGGGGTTATCGGCTGTGGTGGATTTGCCGCTTTCTCCGCCGCAATTGATTACTATCTACGGTAACAGTGGGATCCTTTGGGAGCAAGTTTCCCTTTTGTTCCAGTGCTGCTGCTAAGAGCCTGCATCACGGCAGAAGAACCATCAGGCTTACCTTTCTACTGCCTTTGGAGTCCTGATCAGTGCAAGCTGGATGGCGTTGGCTGCTTTTCCTGAATGACTAACAATAATCTGGCTCTGAGCCCTGGCGTGCTGCTTCAGGCAGACTTGCGGGAGTATGCGAGGATGGAGCCAGGCGCAGTGAGCAGTATCTCCAGGATGGATCAGCTGACTGCCAGTTTCCAGGAAACACGCCTGGACTCTGAGCTTTTTCGAGCCTTTGGGTCTGATTTTGATTAAGTCTGTTGCTAGCATCAAAAGAGGCAGGAGGACAATcttcaaaaagaaatgcagtgattTAGGTTACCGTGTATGTGAACGTGCTGCAAGTGTTTTAACAGTTCTCAGTTTGCAGCTTGCTACTCGGTTGAGGAGAGGTAAGATCCTGTGGAGAAATAGTTTGTTCCAGGCTTTTCTTAAAATACCATCTGAAGACAAACCACCATCTGTACAATTTGTCTTATTTCAAGTACAGAGATGAGAGCCAGATTTCTTTACCATGTcttaaagggaaaagcaaaaaggaatcCTTAGCCTTAGAACCAGTGTGGTTACTGGCAGATGAACAAAACagtttaaggggaaaaaaagaggttgtTGCAGAAGTATAATTCTCTGTAGCCACTTGGCTAGCCTGATTTAACCTCGCTGTGGGAGTACAAGTAATCTTGCTACTGCTTTAACTGCCACAGGCTCACACCATTAGTTCCAGCAGTTTGATGGTGAGACTAGAAAGTGGAGTTGTGAGAATAAACCACTGTTAGACGGGTAACTGGGCATTCACTTAGCAGAGTCTATTTCCCATCACGTCCCTGTACCACCTCTGAGTGCCCCAGTGTTACACTGGGGAAAGTGAAGTGTTATTTCTGCAGAACATTGGTACTGAAGTTGAAATATCTGTTCACTAGCTCGAGGAGCTGCTCCTTTTTTGATTTGCTTTCATATTAGCCCTCTTGCTCTTCCAACCAAGCTCTGTTCTCAGACCTTGCGGGGTAATTTTTATACTCAGAATAGTTTAGACTGATTTTAACCTTACTTGAGCCACTCCACAAGGGCAAACATCCACCCTCATCTTTTTGAGGCAGCAGGATTTCAGATTCAGTGTACACACCTAATGGGGGTTCTCCACTCACTTCCCCTCCTTCGCATCCACGGTTTGACATCCCAGAATGGTGACAGCACTTGCTTACCTGGAAGAGCAATACCAGCAGGGTGATTTGGCTGATACGGTGGTCAGTGGTCAGTTTGGAGGCGTGTTGTCTCCCATTCCCTCATGCAAAGAAGTGGGGAGACAGCACCATGTGATCTATCAGATGAGGTTTCCAGATTGCCTGATGTCCCTTGCTGCGCCTGTTCAGTATCCTCAGGCCAGAAGCTGTGCAAGTCAGCTGAATTTTAAGCTTGAGTAATTCTGGGCTGATTAAACAGGCTGGCTCCAGACAGTCCAGGATTTTTTCCTCCAGAATGTACTGAAATGCAAGGATATAGCCCAAACCATAAGATGTCTCTGAAAAAAATTGTCTGGCACAATGCCTGTGCTTATACCACTGGCTTGAAGTGCAACTAGTAAGATTTCCACGACAGAAAGAGAAGAAGCTGTGATGCCAAGGTGATCAGTTAGTGCAAACA
This is a stretch of genomic DNA from Calonectris borealis chromosome 19, bCalBor7.hap1.2, whole genome shotgun sequence. It encodes these proteins:
- the TIMM22 gene encoding mitochondrial import inner membrane translocase subunit Tim22, with protein sequence MAAVPPPSAPGGPEPPPPPLQYSLLLQHLVGEQRRPRAWDPAALGGIPSPPKSEEQKMVERAMESCAFKAALACVGGFVLGGAFGVFTAGIDTNVGFDPKDPYRTPTAKEVLKDMGQRGISYAKNFAIVGAMFSCTECVVESYRGKSDWKNSVISGCITGGAIGFRAGLKAGVIGCGGFAAFSAAIDYYLR